A region from the Panicum hallii strain FIL2 chromosome 1, PHallii_v3.1, whole genome shotgun sequence genome encodes:
- the LOC112877556 gene encoding transcription factor IBH1-like 1, producing MRGPNARAFQQGFLKNLILSLQACSEACVSSAGTASAVMSLQERKRAIKSSADIAMAAARGGGARWPRAILASSSSSRLACKSSPAAKARRCKRIVRRCFRTRRSSRDGAAGACSLARTTTAMISSGEVARRLVRKRTKVLRKMIPGGELLDEISLLHEAMDYVAHLHAQVDVLRRISNAAR from the coding sequence ATGCGAGGCCCCAACGCCAGGGCCTTCCAGCAAGGCTTCCTCAAGAACTTGATCCTGAGCCTCCAGGCCTGCAGCGAAGCCTGCGTCTCGTCCGCGGGGACCGCGAGCGCCGTGATGAGCCTCCAGGAGAGGAAGCGCGCCATCAAGTCGTCGGCCGAcatcgccatggccgccgcccgcggcggcggagcgaggTGGCCCCGGGCCATCTTGgcttcgtcgtcgtcgtctagGCTGGCGTGCAagtcgtcgccggcggcgaaggcGCGCAGGTGCAAGAGGATTGTGAGGCGGTGTTTCCGCACGAGGAGGTCGTCGAGAGATGGCGCCGCGGGTGCTTGTTCTCTTGCGAGAACCACGACGGCGATGATAAGTAGCGGTGAGGTTGCGAGGAGACTGGTGAGGAAGAGGACCAAGGTGCTGCGGAAGATGATACCTGGAGGTGAGCTGCTCGACGAGATCTCGTTGCTTCATGAGGCCATGGACTACGTCGCGCACCTACACGCGCAAGTTGACGTGCTCCGGCGCATCTCGAATGCGGCGCGATGA
- the LOC112879481 gene encoding protein ECERIFERUM 3-like: MAPPLSSWPWASLGQYKYVLFGPLVWKVVQEWREQGGLPLGSWWLHLLVLFAVRGLTYQFWFTYGNMLFFTRRRRVVADGVDFRQIDAEWDWDNFLLLQTLIGATVVNSPLLPGLRQLCLWDPRGWAVALLLHVGFSEPVFYLAHRALHRAPLFARYHAAHHASGVTQPLTAGFGTPLESLLLTLAMGAPLAGAFLVGHGSLALVYGHAFVFDYLRAMGYSNVEIVSPRVFDAFPPLRYILYTPSYLSLHHRERRGNFCLFMPALDAAFGTLDGRAWALQRAAYDGAAGGGALGTPEFVFLAHVVDIMSSMHVPFALRSLSSAPFANHFILLPFWPVAFGFMLLMWCCSKTFVVSFYYLRGHLHQTWSVPRYGFQYFLPAAKKGINHQIELAILRADRMGVKVLSLAALNKNEALNGGGTLFVNKHPDLRVRVVHGNTLTAAVILNEVPSNVREVFLTGATSKLGRAIALYLCRKKIRVLMFTMSSERFLKIQREAPPEFQQYLVQVTKYQAAQNCKTWIVGKWLSPREQRWAPAGTHFHQFVVPPIIGFRRDCTYGKLAAMRLPKDVRGLSSCEYTMERGVVHACHAGGVVHFLEGWDHHEVGAIDVDRIDVVWKAALKHGLAPV, encoded by the exons ATGgcgccgcccctctcctcctGGCCATGGGCGAGCCTCGGCCAATACAAG tACGTGTTGTTCGGCCCTCTGGTGTGGAAGGTGGTGCAGGAATGGCGGGAGCAGGGGGGCCTGCCGCTGGGCTCGTGGTGGCTGCACCTGCTGGTGCTGTTCGCCGTGCGCGGCCTCACCTACCAGTTCTGGTTCACCTACGGCAACATGCTTTTCttcacccgccgccgccgcgtcgtcgcCGACGGCGTCGACTTCCGCCAGATCGACGCCGAGTGGGACTG GGACAACTTTCTGCTGCTGCAAACGCTGATCGGGGCCACGGTGGTCAACAGCCCACTGCTCCCGGGCCTGCGGCAGCTCTGCCTGTGGGACCCGCGCGGGTGGGCCGTGGCCCTGCTGCTGCATGTGGGCTTCTCAGAGCCGGTCTTCTACCTGGCCCACCGGGCCCTCCACCGGGCCCCGCTCTTCGCCCGCTACCACGCCGCGCACCACGCCTCCGGCGTCACCCAGCCGCTGACAG CCGGGTTCGGCACGCCGCTGGAGAGCCTGCTCCTGACGCTGGCGATGGGGGCCCCGCTTGCGGGCGCCTTCCTGGTGGGCCACGGCTCCCTAGCCCTGGTGTATGGGCACGCCTTCGTGTTCGACTACCTGCGGGCCATGGGCTACAGCAACGTGGAGATCGTGTCGCCCAGGGTGTTCGATGCGTTCCCGCCGCTCAGATACATCCTCTACACGCCCTC GTACCTGAGCCTGCACCACCGCGAGAGGCGCGGCAACTTCTGCCTGTTCATGCCGGCGCTGGACGCGGCGTTCGGCACCCTGGACGGGCGGGCGTGGGCGCTGCAGCGCGCGGCGtacgacggcgcggcgggcggcggcgcgctgggCACGCCGGAGTTCGTGTTCCTGGCGCACGTGGTGGACATCATGTCGTCGATGCACGTGCCGTTCGCGCTCCGGTCGCTGAGCTCCGCCCCCTTCGCCAACCACTTCATCCTGCTCCCCTTCTGGCCCGTCGCCTTCGGATTCATGCTTCTCATGTGGTGCTGCTCCAAGACCTTCGTCGTCAGCTTCTACTACCTCCGCGGACACCTCCACCAGACATGGTCCGTGCCGCGCTACGGCTTCCAG TACTTCCTGCCGGCGGCGAAGAAGGGCATCAACCACCAGATCGAGCTGGCGATCCTGCGGGCCGACAGGATGGGCGTCAAGGTCCTCAGCCTCGCCGCGCTCAACAAG aaCGAGGCGCTGAACGGAGGCGGCACCCTGTTCGTGAACAAGCACCCGGACCTGCGGGTGCGGGTGGTGCACGGCAACACGCTGACGGCGGCCGTGATCCTCAACGAGGTCCCAAGCAACGTCAGGGAGGTGTTCCTCACCGGCGCCACCTCCAAGCTCGGCAGGGCCATCGCGCTCTACCTCTGCAGGAAGAAGATCAGGGTCCTG ATGTTCACGATGTCGTCGGAGAGGTTCCTCAAGATCCAGCGGGAGGCGCCGCCGGAGTTCCAGCAGTACCTCGTGCAGGTCACCAAGTACCAGGCCGCGCAGAACTGCAAG ACCTGGATCGTGGGCAAGTGGCTGTCGCCGCGGGAGCAGCGGTGGGCGCCGGCGGGGACGCACTTCCACCAGTTCGTGGTGCCGCCCATCATCGGCTTCCGGCGGGACTGCACCTACGGCAAGCTCGCGGCGATGCGGCTCCCCAAGGACGTGCGCGGGCTCAGCTCCTGCGAGTACACCATGGAGCGCGGCGTCGTGCACGCGTGCCACGCCGGCGGCGTCGTGCACTTCCTCGAGGGATGGGACCACCACGAGGTCGGCGCCATCGACGTCGACCGCATCGACGTCGTCTGGAAGGCGGCGCTCAAGCACGGCCTCGCGCCCGTGTGA
- the LOC112880397 gene encoding uncharacterized protein LOC112880397 isoform X2: MAAKAHKIGSICEVRRIIKDAETYEETARNDARQLWRIVSNTGGHGVFLDVDLLAGKDESFHFVQQKLEELRRLVVGSDKRIGELVAVVDRLEAVLGAGGPGLPSSYDPKAYCGANPYMDVDQVKSLKTLLFPCLGPVLFQMVGHWNGTRSRSTLMTLSDVVPGLSMTSVLTTCCNHRVCFSAAKNHNSNSL, encoded by the exons ATGGCCGCGAAGGCCCACAAAATCGGCTCCATCTGTGAGGTCCGCCGCATCATCAAGGATGCCGAGACCTACGAGGAGACCGCCCGCAACGACGCGCGCCAGCTATGGCGGATCGTAAGCAACACCGGAGGCCATGGTGTCTTCCTCGACGTCGACTTGCTCGCCGGTAAGGACGAGTCTTTCCACTTCGTGCAGCAGAAGCTCGAGGAGCTTCGTCGCCTGGTGGTGGGTTCAGACAAGAGGATTGGCGAGCTCGTGGCCGTGGTGGACCGCTTGGAGGCCGTGTTGGGAGCCGGCGGCCCTGGACTCCCCTCCTCGTACGACCCCAAGGCCTATTGCGGGGCTAACCCCTACATGGACGTGGACCAG gtaaagtctttgaagaccctactcttcccctgccttggtcctgtgctcttccagatggttggtcatTGGAATGGGACCCGTTCCCGGTCAACACTGATGACcttgagtgatgtcgtgcctgggcttagcatgacatctgtcttgacgacgtgctgtaatcatcgtgtatgtttttccgctgctaaaaaccataactctaacagtttgtaa
- the LOC112880397 gene encoding uncharacterized protein LOC112880397 isoform X1, which produces MAAKAHKIGSICEVRRIIKDAETYEETARNDARQLWRIVSNTGGHGVFLDVDLLAGKDESFHFVQQKLEELRRLVVGSDKRIGELVAVVDRLEAVLGAGGPGLPSSYDPKAYCGANPYMDVDQEIEDVGLEVHIDVLRALMRETSPGNPPTRGRRSAGNLKRRERLEQRATTEFNLAVLRMKRDILIEMRNNLHH; this is translated from the exons ATGGCCGCGAAGGCCCACAAAATCGGCTCCATCTGTGAGGTCCGCCGCATCATCAAGGATGCCGAGACCTACGAGGAGACCGCCCGCAACGACGCGCGCCAGCTATGGCGGATCGTAAGCAACACCGGAGGCCATGGTGTCTTCCTCGACGTCGACTTGCTCGCCGGTAAGGACGAGTCTTTCCACTTCGTGCAGCAGAAGCTCGAGGAGCTTCGTCGCCTGGTGGTGGGTTCAGACAAGAGGATTGGCGAGCTCGTGGCCGTGGTGGACCGCTTGGAGGCCGTGTTGGGAGCCGGCGGCCCTGGACTCCCCTCCTCGTACGACCCCAAGGCCTATTGCGGGGCTAACCCCTACATGGACGTGGACCAG GAGATTGAAGATGTGGGTCTTGAGGTGCACATCGACGTACTCCGAGCTCTCATGCGCGAAACATCCCCTGGCAACCCCCCCACCAGGGGACGCCGCTCAGCAGGTAATCTGAAGCGCCGTGAGCGGCTCGAGCAGAGGGCTACTACTGAGTTCAACTTGGCTGTTCTGAGGATGAAGCGTGATATCCTCATTGAGATGCGCAACAACCTTCATCATTGA